The following DNA comes from Lonchura striata isolate bLonStr1 chromosome 4, bLonStr1.mat, whole genome shotgun sequence.
GTCTTGGCCATGGCTTCTGAGTGGGCCATGGGGCATTCGTATGATGAGTCCAGGGTTGTGAGGTGGTTGTATAATGACTCCATGCCCGAGAAGATTCTACTTGTGGAAGTAGCTCCATCTGGATGAGAATCCAGTCATAGAAGTGCTGAACAGAAGTGTATATTCCAGGCCGTTTTGCTCTGGCGCAGCCTCTCCCCCAGCTGGTCACTCCGACAACCCAGAAGAAGTCGGCGCTGTTGTCTTTGCACATGAGTGGACccccactgtcaccctgcagaGAACCAGAGAGGATTAAGGTGGTGTTTGGTGGCCCCTGTCAGCACTGGTGCTGCTTCCTTCTCTCTCACAGCCCCTGCCAGAGCTGTATTCCCAGCAGAGCAAGGCtctgctcaggtgctggagccTCCAGAAGCTTGGCTGGGAGTGGGTTGGGGGCCTATGAAGTCAGGCTCTCTCTCAGCTCTGCAGAATGATCCTGGATGTGCAGAGCACAGATGTTCCAGTATTGGTATCTGGACCCCCAGACTGCCAAGAGCACTAGCAGGGCTTTCTCGGCAGAGTGCCAGGCCTCTGAGACAAGGGAAGCGCTGGGCTATGCCCTGCAGATAGGGAATGGGTGGGAAGCCCCAGCGAAGGTGAGGAGCCAGGGCTGAGAGTGACTGGCCGGGGaaagcaggggctgggctgtgttggggCGGTGCTGCCTGTGCGGCTGGGGGCTGAGTGACTTGTCACTGAGTGACGCTCCTACCTGGCAGGTGTCGATGCCACCCTCCGGGTAGCCAGCACACAAGTTGTGGGTATGGATGTCCCCCTGGTACCACTCGCTGCTGTTGCAGATCTGGACATCGATAAGGTggaccttggcttcctgcaggacatcacttGATTTCTGAGCTGTGAGCACAGAAGGGAATGAGGACCCAGCAGCTCACTGCCACTTTCCCCATCTAGGGGTGATCCCCTTCCCTACAAAGGGCTTGGCTTTGTCTCTACAGAGGTGCTGGagctctctgtccctgctgtctgCCTTTAGGGAGTAGGCAGCCTGATTCTGGCTTTGGCCTCTGCTGTCAGGAAGCCCAACCCACCTTCCCAGTGTATCGAGCTTGCCCTCCATTTTTGGCAACTCACATCTTGCCGTAGTGGCACCCCAGCCAGCGACGTAGCAggtttccagctgtgccacgTTCAGCGTGGCGTTGGGCACACAGGCCAGCTGGATGTAGGAGCTGCACTGGACGGGCTCGTTCAGTTCCAGCAGCGCGATGTCGTTCCTCTGGTCGGCAGAACCGTATTCCTTGTGAACCAGCAGCCGCTTAATCAGGCGCACCTCGGCCCCAGGGCCCGGCTCAGTCAGCTGGGTGGCCCCGATCAGCAGGCGCATGGTGCTGATGTTCCTGAAGGCACGTGAGAGAGGGgtgagagggagcagagcctggagctgtggcagcccaGCAGTGACCAGCCTTCTGCTTCCcaaagcagagaggaaagcagcacTATGGAGGCAGTGACTGCTCTAGCACGCCTCAGGCTCTGGGAATGTCAGCTGGGGGCTGCTAGGGAGTAGTGGCATGTGCCCAGCCTTCTCCTGAGCAATTTCTCAGCTGAGCTCTGCATTGCCCAGGCACTGGGCACACTGCAAAGAAATGAGATGGGAGAAGTGCATGGCCCTTGCTGCCAGGGCACCGTCTGATGTTGTGGGGATATCCCTgtttcctgctcctccttacctggAGTCGGCAAAGCagtgggctgctgtgaggacccacCGTGCGTTGATGAGGGACCCTCCGCACAGATGCCCCGTGCCTGAGACCGAGGTATCTTGGATGCTGACAagccagggccaggcccctgcCTCGGCACTTTTGCCACCCACGACGCGTGTCATGCCTCGCTCCTCATCAGAAGTCAAGGGCCGGAGCCCACAGCTTCCTCTGCAAGGAGAAAGCCATTTCCATCCTGCTCCATGgcttgctgctgctccagcagaagctcCCCACGAGGTGTGTGGGGATAACACGCCAGGGAAGGCCATGGGGTGTGCGCCTGTCCACAAGGAACTGAGGCTTCCCCATGGGGTTTGGGAAGCTGTGGCCTGGCAACGGAGGACAAGCTCTCCAGGGAGCCCCCAAAATGCTCCAAGCTCCCTCCCCGAGCCTGGGGCCACTTACTCGCAGGTGTTCCACGTGGCCGGCACAGGCCGGCACGTGGCCAGCAGAACCAGGAGACCGAGCAGCAGCATCGCTGCCCGTGGCTCGTGGCAGCTGCGGGAGCAAAGCCTCCGTGCACCAGCACAGCCGCAGTGCCCGCAGCACTGCCGCAGCCTTGCCCcgggctgatgtcacagagcagCCGGTTCCACgtcctggcactgcagcctctggcaagaatgttttgggttggaatggaccttaacgatcatccagttccagcccctgccacgggcagggacacctcacACCAGatgctgctcaaagccccatccaactgGGCCTTGAggatttccagggatggggcagccacagcttctctgggcaacctgcgcctgtgcctcaccaccctcgcagtcaagaatttcttcctaatatctattctaaacctgctctctttcagtttgaaaccaTTCCCTCTGGCTCTATCACTACTTGTTCTTGTggaaaatccctctccagcttttttTGTAGACACCTCTGCTTGCAGGATGAGGGTGCGCAGCCCCTGGCACACAGGAAAGCACAGGTCCATTTGTCAGCAAGGTGGACAATTTTGCtttcattctttaaaatatgaCAATATGACTGACTTTTCCTAGCATGTAGTACCTAAGTAAAAGTCAGCTTGGTCATGTATGTGTGGTATTTTGGCCTATGTATCTAGAATGGAAAATACCCATGTCCCTGCTCTCCAGGGCAACTTCTCAGCCAGTCAGCACTCTCTCTGAAGGACTCTGAAGTGCTAAGTGCTGCCTACAAAGAACAAGGCATAGAGAAAAAACTGATGAAAGCACTGGTATTAAGAAGCATTGAGATATATCTGATAAAATCCAGCTTTGCTTTCCATGTCAGCCCATATATTGTGAAAAACTCCTGAAGATCcttaagcaaacaaaaagaaaatatgcaatCAAAATGGTATCTAAATATTAACCTGCTGATTGATACAGATGTATACAGTCAATATGTGTATGTACACATATTATTCTAGTTATATAGTGCTTTCTAcccctttttctattttcagaaagagcaaggaaaagacacacacaaacaagaaaaaatgagaaacttGAAAAAATGTCATAATCTGTATTTACAAACCAAATTAAATTTTTGGACACCTCAGTGTTTGAGCGCTTTCTTTTCAATCTTATTAAAAGTGCCCAGTTTTCAGAGAGTACCTGTCCTCCCAGAGTGATGGTTACCTCATGTGTCAGTGCCAGTTGAGCATCTGTCATAATTTCTGATTTTGGGAAATGTAGGCCCATGTGTTTACACTTCTTCAGATTGTCAATATCTTTCAAGGAGTTAGCAAAAGGTTTACATTTGCACTGGTTTTAATTATTTGAGTTGTTTTCCTGTTCTTATAATCACCCTTTTTCTCAGTGAGAGGTTGAATTTCTGGTGTAGTAATATGCATCCACATAAAAATGAGGGCTCAATACATTTGAAAAGGGAGAGTCATTTAATCATTGATGAAGGTACAATATCCTAAGTAAATCTTAAAACCACCAGAGGTCATACATGGGTAtctttcttccccttttcttcttccagcttttttaaaaagttggtTTGTTTGCCAGTAGAGCTGGATTTTTTGATAAAACAAGGTAGCTAAATTTCATGTATGGAGAATATTGAAAAATAACTGCATTCAATGTTTGAGCAGACCTAGTGATGCTAAACACatattttcctgtgaaaattaATAGTGTGCCCAGAATACAAAAT
Coding sequences within:
- the LOC110480942 gene encoding acrosin, with the translated sequence MLLLGLLVLLATCRPVPATWNTCEGSCGLRPLTSDEERGMTRVVGGKSAEAGAWPWLVSIQDTSVSGTGHLCGGSLINARWVLTAAHCFADSRNISTMRLLIGATQLTEPGPGAEVRLIKRLLVHKEYGSADQRNDIALLELNEPVQCSSYIQLACVPNATLNVAQLETCYVAGWGATTARSQKSSDVLQEAKVHLIDVQICNSSEWYQGDIHTHNLCAGYPEGGIDTCQGDSGGPLMCKDNSADFFWVVGVTSWGRGCARAKRPGIYTSVQHFYDWILIQMELLPQVESSRAWSHYTTTSQPWTHHTNAPWPTQKPWPRPPSTYNPWPRPPPTHKPWPTTVPTPRPWPTTVPTQRPWPTTVPTPRPWPTTVPTQRPWPTTVPTPRPWPTTVPTQRPWPTTLPTPRPWPTTLPTPRPWPEPTPTQKPTSIPTPVEEVNNCPFPLKKLMEFFTQIKELLKNLQGIPV